In the Drosophila takahashii strain IR98-3 E-12201 chromosome 3R, DtakHiC1v2, whole genome shotgun sequence genome, one interval contains:
- the LOC138913233 gene encoding uncharacterized protein, whose protein sequence is MRIRGKPPSKAYIAVFVCFVVKAIHIELVSSLSTYSFLGALKRFITRRGRPSDVFCDNATNFTGANNKLEALKEFLFKKETIEKTNLFCNNEFINFHFIPPRAPHFGGIWESAVKSAKGLLNRTLWDARLSFEELSTALAEVEAVLNSRPLSPLSSDPNDLSALTPGHFLIGDALRALPDPPETDTKMENLERWRRVCAIKDQMWRRWSLEYIQELQLRSNWTQASPNVSVGDMVIVHEDNMTPQRWNLGRIVAAIPRGDNRVRVADIRTTKGVCRRPIHKLALLPVS, encoded by the coding sequence atgCGAATTCGCGGCAAGCCACCTAGCAAGGCATATATAGCTGTGTTCGTTTGCTTTGTGGTCAAGGCCATACACATCGAGTTAGTCTCAAGCCTGTCAACGTACTCATTCCTCGGCGCTCTCAAACGTTTCATAACTCGGCGAGGACGTCCTTCGGATGTCTTCTGTGATAACGCAACTAACTTCACGGGAGCAAACAACAAGTTAGAAGCACTCAAAGAGTTCCTGTTCAAGAAGGAAACCATTGAAAAAACAAATCTGTTTTGTAACaacgaatttataaattttcactttataCCCCCCAGGGCACCCCATTTTGGAGGCATCTGGGAATCGGCCGTCAAGAGCGCCAAGGGTCTCCTTAATCGAACATTATGGGATGCCCGACTTTCATTTGAAGAACTCAGCACTGCGCTTGCTGAAGTCGAGGCGGTTCTGAACTCTCGTCCGCTGTCGCCTCTTTCGTCGGATCCAAACGACTTGTCGGCTCTCACCCCGGGCCACTTTTTGATTGGCGATGCCCTTCGCGCACTACCCGATCCGCCGGAGACTGACACCAAGATGGAGAACTTAGAGCGTTGGCGACGAGTATGTGCCATCAAGGATCAAATGTGGCGTCGCTGGTCGCTGGAATATATTCAAGAACTGCAACTTAGAAGCAATTGGACTCAGGCTTCGCCAAATGTTTCCGTGGGTGACATGGTAATAGTACATGAAGACAACATGACACCACAACGATGGAATCTAGGCAGGATCGTCGCAGCCATACCGAGAGGAGACAACAGGGTACGCGTTGCCGATATTCGTACAACCAAGGGAGTTTGCCGACGACCCATTCACAAGCTTGCCCTATTGCCGGTTTCTTGA